One window of the Haloarcula halobia genome contains the following:
- a CDS encoding NADH:flavin oxidoreductase/NADH oxidase, which yields MSELFTPLELRGTTVPNRVMVSPMCQYSCEDRDGIATDWHRVHLGSRAVGRAGLVMTEATAVEPRGRISPEDLGLWSDDHAAALAPIVDFAHSQGSTIGVQLAHAGRKASTRRPWEGHAPLGPEAGGWSVVGPTDEPWPYEDEAPPATERVDQTGIEGVVDAFRTAAERARDVGVDVAEVHAAHGYLLHEFLSPVTNRREDDYGGDFAGRTRLVREVTAAVREVWPDDRPVFVRISATDWLPERESWTVEDSVRLSDRLAEVGADLVDVSGGGILPDSRPDYAGPNYQVEYAERIRAETEADIAVGAVGGITTPEQAEAVVANGRADLAIVGREHLRDPYFTVRAAEALDATDELQGPPQYRRAIGF from the coding sequence ATGAGCGAACTCTTCACCCCGCTGGAGCTGCGCGGGACGACGGTTCCCAACCGCGTGATGGTCTCGCCGATGTGCCAGTACTCTTGCGAGGATCGCGACGGCATCGCGACCGACTGGCACCGCGTCCACCTCGGCTCGCGCGCCGTCGGCCGGGCCGGCCTGGTGATGACCGAAGCGACGGCCGTCGAGCCCCGCGGGCGCATCTCGCCCGAGGACCTCGGGCTCTGGAGCGACGATCACGCGGCGGCGCTGGCCCCCATCGTCGACTTCGCCCACTCGCAGGGGAGCACGATCGGCGTCCAGCTGGCCCACGCCGGCCGGAAGGCCTCGACCCGGCGGCCCTGGGAGGGGCACGCCCCGCTCGGCCCCGAGGCGGGCGGCTGGTCCGTCGTCGGCCCGACCGACGAGCCATGGCCGTACGAGGACGAGGCGCCCCCGGCGACCGAACGGGTAGACCAGACGGGCATCGAGGGCGTCGTCGACGCCTTCCGGACGGCCGCCGAGCGGGCCCGCGACGTCGGCGTCGACGTCGCCGAGGTCCACGCCGCCCACGGCTACCTCCTCCACGAGTTCCTGTCGCCGGTCACCAACCGCCGCGAGGACGACTACGGCGGCGACTTCGCGGGCCGGACCCGCCTCGTCCGCGAGGTGACCGCGGCGGTCCGCGAGGTGTGGCCCGACGACCGACCCGTCTTCGTCCGCATCTCCGCGACCGACTGGCTCCCCGAGCGCGAGTCCTGGACCGTCGAGGACTCGGTCCGACTGTCGGACCGTCTGGCCGAGGTGGGCGCCGACCTCGTCGACGTCAGCGGCGGCGGCATCCTGCCCGACTCCCGGCCCGACTACGCGGGGCCGAACTACCAGGTCGAGTACGCCGAACGAATCCGCGCGGAGACCGAGGCCGATATCGCGGTGGGTGCCGTCGGCGGTATCACTACGCCAGAACAGGCCGAGGCCGTCGTCGCCAACGGGCGGGCCGACCTCGCCATCGTCGGCCGCGAGCACCTCCGTGACCCCTACTTTACGGTTCGCGCGGCCGAGGCGCTCGACGCCACCGACGAACTCCAGGGGCCGCCACAGTACCGCCGTGCCATCGGGTTCTGA
- the cruF gene encoding bisanhydrobacterioruberin hydratase — MADLDWSPPRTRAEATARLDALVREHRFTIAVVFPLVGAVTLLGSAEGLLPPPLAFNPFFVLFGTLVMRLPLVAGVFPLVTRRAGLALLALTAYAYGIELVGVRTGWPYGDFAYGVDLGPMLLGEVPLGLPVFFFPLVLNSYLLVILLLGRRAASTPIRLLATLSTVLLVDLVLDPGAVGLGFWTYEVGQFYGVPWSNYQGWLLSGTVAVVLFDVGFERAGLRRRLDECEFMLDDLVSFVVLWGAINLYYANWIPVALAALLGAGLLVTDRFDFDLSESRLGRSVLR, encoded by the coding sequence ATGGCTGACCTGGACTGGTCGCCGCCCCGGACGCGGGCCGAGGCCACCGCCCGGCTGGACGCGCTGGTCCGCGAGCACCGCTTCACCATCGCGGTCGTCTTCCCGCTGGTGGGCGCGGTGACGCTGCTGGGAAGCGCCGAGGGTCTGCTGCCGCCGCCGCTCGCCTTCAACCCCTTTTTCGTCCTCTTCGGGACGCTCGTGATGCGCCTGCCGCTCGTCGCCGGCGTCTTCCCGCTCGTCACCCGCCGGGCCGGCCTCGCCTTGCTGGCGCTGACGGCCTACGCCTACGGCATCGAACTGGTCGGCGTCCGGACCGGGTGGCCCTACGGCGATTTCGCCTACGGTGTGGACCTCGGTCCGATGCTGCTGGGCGAGGTGCCGCTGGGTCTCCCTGTATTCTTCTTCCCGCTGGTGCTGAACAGCTACCTCCTGGTCATCCTCCTGCTGGGCCGGCGCGCGGCGTCGACCCCGATTCGCCTGCTCGCGACGCTGTCGACGGTGCTGCTGGTCGACCTGGTGTTGGACCCCGGCGCCGTCGGCCTCGGCTTCTGGACCTACGAGGTCGGGCAGTTCTACGGCGTCCCGTGGTCGAACTACCAGGGATGGCTCCTCTCGGGGACCGTCGCCGTCGTCCTCTTCGACGTCGGTTTCGAGCGGGCGGGCCTCCGGCGGCGCCTCGACGAGTGCGAGTTCATGCTCGACGACCTGGTGAGCTTCGTCGTCCTGTGGGGGGCCATCAACCTCTACTACGCCAACTGGATCCCGGTCGCGCTGGCGGCGCTGCTGGGCGCGGGCCTGCTGGTGACCGACCGCTTCGACTTCGACCTCTCGGAGTCGCGACTGGGCCGGAGCGTCCTGCGGTAG